The Euphorbia lathyris chromosome 8, ddEupLath1.1, whole genome shotgun sequence genome has a window encoding:
- the LOC136202339 gene encoding uncharacterized protein — translation MAIRAFLASLLLLSSAFTTFSLFEDQVGLMDWHQQYIGKVKDAVFHTQKTGRKRVVVSTEENVIASLDLRHGEIFWRHVLGTNDPIDGIEIAMGKYVVTLSSEGSIVRAWNLPDGQMVWESYLQGPYHSKSLFLVPSSSRVDKDNVILVFSKGCLHAVSSIHGEVLWKKEFAAESFEVQQVVLPLGSDIIHVVGFVGSFQLDVYQIDAKNGELLKHESAEFSGGFSGEVSLVSSDTLVVLDSTGSTVTTVNFLNGQISFQKTYISDLIEDFSGKAMILPSKIAGMFTLKSNTLTVFIRVTSEGKLEVIDKLNHVTAISGALSLSDDLEAYALVEHRSNDIYLTVKLGHDKDSDLLRQIIKMDQPRGTVHKVFINNYIRTDKSHGFRALIVMEDHSLLLLQQGEIVWSREDGLASVIDVTTSELPVEKKGVSVAKVEENLFEWLKGHFLKLKGTLLLASPEEVVAIQAMRLKSSEKSKLTRDHNGFRKLLIVLTKSGKVFALHTGDGRVVWSLLLKSLRKSEACENPIALNVYQWQVPHHHAMDENPSILVVGRCGPSFGAPGVLSFVDTYTGKELTSSLVHSVVQVISLPFTDSTEQRLHLLIDAHQQAHLYPKTAEAVDIFQREFSNIYWYSVEGDNGFIRGHALKGHCIGREAEEFCFETRNMWSIVFPLESEKIITTVTRKLNEVVHTQAKVIADQDVMYKYISKNLLFVVTVTPKAIGGIGSATPEESSLVAYVIDTVTGRILHRVTHHGAHGPVHAVFSENWVVYHYFNLRAHRHEMSVIEIYDQSRADNKDVWKLVLGKHNLTSHISSYSRPEIVTKSQSYFFTHSVKAIAVTTTAKGITSKQLLIGTIGDQILALDKRFVDPRRSINPSQAEKEEGILPLTDALPIIPQSYVTHALQVEGLRGIVTVAAKLESNTLVFAYGVDLFFTRLAPSRTYDSLTEDFSYALLLITIVALVVAIFVTWVLSEKKELRDKWR, via the exons ATGGCGATTAGGGCTTTTCTTGCCTCTTTACTCCTTTTATCATCTGCTTTTACTACTTTCTCTCTTTTCGAAGATCAAGTTGGCCTCATGGACTG GCATCAACAATATATTGGGAAAGTGAAGGACGCAGTCTTCCATACACAGAAGACTGGTCGAAAGCGCGTTGTTGTTTCCACTGAAGAGAATGTTATCGCTTCACTAGATCTTCGACATGGCGAGATTT TTTGGAGGCATGTTCTTGGGACCAATGATCCTATTGATGGAATTGAAATCGCCATGGGAAAAT ATGTTGTTACTCTTTCATCAGAGGGAAGTATTGTGAGGGCATGGAACCTTCCTGATGGACAGATGGTGTGGGAGTCTTATCTTCAGGGCCCATATCACTCAAAGTCATTATTTTTGGTACCG TCAAGCTCAAGGGTTGATAAGGATAATGTGATCCTGGTGTTCAGCAAAGGATGTCTTCATGCTGTTTCAAGCATAcacggtgaagttctttggaaGAAAGAGTTTGCTGCTGAAAG TTTTGAAGTACAGCAAGTTGTTCTTCCCCTTGGCAGTGATATAATACATGTGGTTGGATTTGTTGGTTCATTCCAGTTAGATGTGTACCAAATTGATGCGAAGAATGGAGAGCTACTGAAGCATGAAAGCGCAGAATTTTCTGGTGGATTTTCAGGGGAAGTTTCTTTAGTTTCAAGTGATACACTTGTGGTTCTGGACTCTACTGGGTCAACTGTGACTACAGTGAACTTTCTGAATGGACAAATCAGCTTTCAGAAGACTTACATCTCTGATCTAATTGAGGATTTCTCAGGGAAGGCAATGATATTACCCTCAAAAATTGCAGGGATGTTTACCTTGAAATCGAATACGCTCACAGTATTTATACGAGTGACAAGTGAAGGCAAGTTGGAGGTGATAGACAAACTCAATCATGTAACAGCTATCAGTGGTGCGCTCTCATTGTCAGACGATCTAGAAGCATATGCACTTGTCGAGCATCGAAGCAATGACATCTATCTTACTGTGAAGCTTGGTCATGACAAGGATAGTGATTtgcttaggcaaattattaagATGGATCAGCCAAGAGGGACAGTCCACAAGGTTTTCATTAATAATTATATCCGAACAGATAAATCTCATGGATTTAGGGCTTTGATTGTGATGGAAGATCATTCACTATTACTGCTACAGCAAGGTGAGATTGTCTGGAGCAGGGAGGATGGCCTTGCCTCAGTAATAGATGTTACAACGTCTGAACTTCCTGTGGAGAAGAAAGGTGTATCAGTAGCAAAAGTGGAAGAAAACCTCTTTGAATGGCTTAAG GGCCACTTTTTGAAGCTTAAGGGTACCTTATTGCTTGCAAGCCCTGAGGAAGTGGTAGCCATTCAAGCAATGAGGTTGAAAAGCTCTGAGAAGAGCAAATTGACCAGAGATCATAATGGGTTCCGGAAACTGCTCATTGTACTTACTAAATCTGgaaaggtttttgctttgcaCACTGGAGATGGACGTGTTGTATGGTCTCTCCTGCTGAAGTCTCTACGTAAATCAGAAGCATGTGAAAACCCAATTGCCCTTAATGTATATCAGTGGCAAGTCCCTCATCACCATGCTATGGATGAAAATCCATCTATACTTGTAGTTGGCAGGTGTGGACCAAGTTTTGGTGCACCAGGTGTATTGTCTTTTGTTGATACTTACACTGGAAAAGAGCTCACTTCCAGTCTTGTTCATTCTGTTGTGCAAGTGATTTCCCTGCCATTTACTGATTCAACTGAACAAAGGTTGCATCTACTTATAGATGCTCACCAACAAGCTCATTTATACCCAAAGACTGCAGAAGCTGTTGATATTTTTCAGCGTGAGTTCTCAAATATTTACTGGTATTCAGTTGAGGGAGACAATGGTTTTATTAGAGGGCATGCGTTGAAGGGACATTGCATTGGTAGAGAAGCAGAGGAATTTTGCTTTGAAACTAGGAACATGTGGTCGATTGTATTCCCTTTGGAGTCTGAAAAGATCATCACAACTGTGACAAGAAAGTTGAATGAG GTGGTCCATACTCAAGCAAAGGTTATAGCAGACCAGGATGttatgtataaatatatatcaaaaaaTTTACTTTTCGTGGTGACTGTTACACCAAAAGCCATTGGAGGTATTGGATCAGCCACTCCAGAGGAATCTTCGTTGGTTGCATATGTTATTGATACCGTAACTGGGCGCATATTACATCGTGTAACTCATCATGGTGCACATGGTCCAGTCCATGca GTGTTTAGTGAAAACTGGGTTGTCTACCACTATTTTAATCTTAGAGCACACAGACATGAGATGTCAGTAATTGAAATCTATGATCAGTCTCGGGCA GACAACAAAGATGTGTGGAAGCTTGTTCTTGGAAAGCATAATCTCACTTCTCACATTTCTTCATATTCTCGACCTGAGATAGTAACAAAGTCACAGTCATACTTCTTTACGCACTCTGTCAAAGCGATAGCTGTTACAACTACGGCCAAGGGTATAACTTCAAAGCAGTTGCTTATTGGTACTATTGGTGATCAG ATTTTGGCACTTGATAAGCGTTTCGTAGATCCTCGTCGCTCAATTAACCCCTCACaagcagagaaggaagaaggaattTTACCTCTTACCGATGCATTGCCAATCATTCCTCAG TCGTATGTTACACATGCCCTTCAAGTGGAGGGTCTACGAGGAATAGTAACTGTAGCAGCTAAACTTGAATCAAACACACTTGTATTCGCATATGGTGTGGATCTCTTTTTCACTCGCCTTGCACCCTCGAGAACATACGATTCTCTTACGGAGGATTTCAGCTACGCTTTGTTACTTATTACAATTGTTGCACTTGTGGTGGCAATCTTTGTAACATGGGTTTTATCAGAGAAGAAAGAACTACGTGACAAGTGGAGGTGA